A single window of Buchnera aphidicola (Cinara cf. splendens/pseudotsugae 3390) DNA harbors:
- the repA gene encoding plasmid replication initiator RepA: MSERKYVYNPYPQFIQPENHRKRPIFIRYAMERSATIDVAHNKIYLSICNFKNPITGRFLPRKRRLNEHRARALRAMIQAMLYYFNITSTLVMASVERLSDVCGLSTYSSAGNKSITRASRLITEFMEPIGLICCQKVWDKILGMYIPKIILLQPLFFMLFDISQSQLIQIRIAQLQWINIQRIYNRKSQITLFEIEQRAKDKYIQRAFCFRNSKHMFSKQQKKAIEIIRLEKKHAHSHILKNLIKRYSIEELCSIGLINLKRKVNLEYLRLKRLAKHSIP; this comes from the coding sequence ATGTCAGAAAGAAAATATGTATACAATCCATATCCACAGTTTATTCAACCGGAAAATCATAGAAAACGCCCTATTTTTATTCGATACGCTATGGAACGTTCCGCAACAATTGACGTTGCTCATAATAAAATTTATTTATCTATCTGTAATTTTAAAAATCCTATTACTGGACGATTCTTACCACGCAAAAGACGTTTAAATGAACATCGTGCTCGGGCTCTTCGAGCTATGATACAAGCCATGCTATATTACTTTAACATAACCTCTACTTTAGTTATGGCTTCCGTAGAGAGACTATCAGACGTGTGTGGTTTATCTACATATTCTAGTGCGGGTAATAAATCTATTACTAGAGCCTCTCGATTAATTACAGAATTCATGGAACCAATCGGATTAATTTGTTGTCAAAAAGTATGGGATAAAATTTTAGGAATGTATATTCCTAAAATTATATTATTACAACCTTTGTTTTTCATGTTGTTTGATATTTCTCAATCGCAACTAATACAAATTAGAATTGCTCAATTACAATGGATAAATATTCAAAGAATATACAATAGAAAATCTCAAATAACGCTTTTTGAAATTGAACAAAGAGCAAAAGATAAGTATATTCAAAGAGCTTTTTGTTTTAGGAACTCCAAACATATGTTCAGTAAACAACAAAAAAAAGCTATAGAAATAATTCGATTAGAAAAAAAACATGCTCATTCCCACATTTTAAAAAATTTAATAAAAAGGTATTCAATTGAAGAACTGTGTTCTATAGGTTTAATTAATTTAAAAAGAAAAGTTAATCTAGAATATTTAAGATTAAAAAGATTAGCTAAACATTCAATTCCTTAA